From the genome of Geitlerinema sp. PCC 9228, one region includes:
- the petD gene encoding cytochrome b6-f complex subunit IV, with product MSVLKKPNLNDPELRAKLAQGMGHNYYGEPAWPNDLLYVFPVVILGTISCVVGLAVLDPAMIGEPADPFATPLEILPEWYFYPVFQILRAVPNKLLGVLAMVAVPVGLILVPFIENVNKFQNPFRRPVATTVFLIGTVVTLWLGIGATFPLDESFTFGLF from the coding sequence ATGAGCGTACTGAAAAAACCCAATCTCAACGACCCCGAACTGCGAGCGAAGCTAGCTCAAGGCATGGGTCACAACTACTACGGGGAACCTGCCTGGCCAAACGACCTGCTCTATGTCTTTCCAGTCGTTATTCTAGGAACGATTTCCTGCGTCGTTGGTTTGGCTGTTCTAGACCCGGCAATGATTGGCGAACCTGCCGATCCATTTGCCACTCCTCTAGAAATCCTGCCAGAGTGGTATTTTTATCCTGTTTTCCAAATTCTGCGTGCCGTTCCCAACAAACTGCTGGGCGTTTTGGCCATGGTGGCAGTTCCTGTTGGTTTGATTCTGGTTCCTTTCATTGAAAATGTCAACAAGTTCCAGAATCCCTTCCGCCGTCCGGTAGCAACCACTGTCTTCTTGATTGGTACGGTGGTTACCCTATGGTTGGGAATTGGTGCTACGTTCCCCTTGGATGAATCTTTTACCTTTGGCTTGTTCTAA
- a CDS encoding cytochrome b6, which produces MSNVYDWFQERLEVQSIADDITSKYVPPHVNIFYCLGGITLVCFLIQFATGFAMTFYYKPTVTEAFSSVEYLMTDVNFGWLIRSIHRWSASMMVLMMILHTFRVYLTGGFKKPRELTWVTGVVLAVLTVSFGVTGYSLPWDQIGYWAVKIVTGVPEAIPVVGGTIVELMRGGESVGQATLTRFYSLHTFVLPWLIAVFMLLHFLMIRKQGISGPL; this is translated from the coding sequence ATGTCCAACGTATACGACTGGTTTCAGGAGCGCCTGGAAGTACAATCAATCGCCGATGACATTACCAGCAAATATGTGCCTCCCCACGTAAACATCTTTTACTGCTTGGGAGGCATTACGCTGGTTTGCTTCCTTATCCAGTTTGCCACTGGATTTGCCATGACTTTCTACTACAAGCCAACCGTTACCGAAGCCTTCTCTTCTGTTGAATACTTGATGACAGACGTGAACTTCGGTTGGCTGATCCGCTCCATCCATCGCTGGTCCGCCAGCATGATGGTGTTAATGATGATTTTACACACTTTCCGAGTTTATCTCACCGGTGGCTTCAAAAAACCACGGGAGTTGACTTGGGTAACCGGTGTGGTTCTAGCGGTGTTGACGGTTTCCTTCGGCGTGACCGGTTATTCCCTGCCTTGGGACCAAATCGGTTACTGGGCCGTTAAAATCGTCACCGGCGTTCCCGAAGCCATCCCAGTGGTTGGCGGCACCATTGTCGAACTGATGCGCGGTGGTGAAAGCGTCGGTCAAGCCACTCTGACGCGCTTCTACAGCTTGCATACTTTCGTGTTGCCTTGGCTGATTGCGGTTTTCATGCTGTTGCACTTCTTGATGATCCGCAAACAAGGCATCTCCGGTCCCCTCTAA